In one window of Candidatus Binatia bacterium DNA:
- a CDS encoding ferritin-like domain-containing protein, producing MATRRQHTEDRVIDTLNSILEHEGLAGVVRYMHYSFMIFGYSRLPIVRWMRDQANESLQHAAGAGEHITALGGHPSLAIGKLLETHHHDIDQILREAMEHEKEAAAMYRKLLDLVKDGSVALEEYARTMVAGEENHINEVAKMLRRPETPDAD from the coding sequence ATGGCGACAAGACGACAGCACACGGAAGACCGCGTCATCGACACTTTGAACTCGATCCTGGAACACGAGGGGTTGGCCGGGGTCGTACGCTACATGCACTACTCGTTCATGATCTTCGGTTACTCGCGGCTCCCGATCGTGAGGTGGATGCGCGACCAGGCAAATGAATCGCTGCAGCATGCGGCCGGAGCGGGCGAGCACATCACGGCGCTTGGTGGTCATCCGTCGCTCGCGATTGGCAAGCTGCTTGAGACCCACCACCACGATATCGATCAGATCTTGCGCGAGGCAATGGAACACGAGAAAGAAGCCGCTGCCATGTATCGCAAACTCCTCGATCTCGTGAAAGACGGCAGCGTTGCGCTCGAGGAGTATGCGCGCACCATGGTCGCCGGTGAGGAGAATCACATCAACGAGGTCGCGAAGATGCTGCGCCGCCCCGAGACGCCCGATGCGGACTGA